The DNA sequence AGAGATCGTCGTCGACGGACAGTTGGGGCAGGTATGGCCGCCCACCAGGTACCAATATCCTTCGTGCTCGAAAAACCCAATGCCCTCGAAGCTGACGTGCGACATCACACGCACCGCTTCGCCGGTGGTTCCGGTCAGGTCCGGATTCAGCTTCTGCACCCACACGTCCCAGTTGGGGACGCCATTCACTATGTCCGCCATCACATCACTTGCGACATAGGCCGACCCATCGGCTTCGACCATGATATCCAGGTCATGACTCAGGTACTTACCAGTCGGCTTAATTACGTCGCCCCATGGACCCCCCGGCGAGGTGGACTGCGCAATGTAATAGCCATGCGGTCCGACAAACCACATCAGGTATCGGTGCCGCGGCGCGCTCCATACCACCTGCGGCTTTTGGTCGCCGACCTGCTTACCGTCGACCAAGGGGATATAGTCGCGGTCGGCGACGTGCCACCGCACCAGATCAGGCGACGACAAAGACACGATTCCGCACTCGGGTTGATTGTTGCGAGTCGCATCCTCCGGCCGGTCATGGTTGAACGACATCGTGCCGCAACCCCACTCGCGTCCATACATCCAGTACTGGCCTTCAAAGTACGCAAGATGGGCCTCATGCGCATCGATTGCGTTACCGTCAACGTCGATCGCGGTATTTACCGGACCATACTTGAGAGGAAAACGTGGACTCGCTGGTAAGCCGTCGTCCCCGTGAAGCAGATCCGGCGCAAAGTTGTTCAGGACTGCCACGGAGCTGCCTGCGGTCCGTGAGGAAGGAGGCCCTTCAATTGTCGTGGCGCTCACCGCTGCGATAACAACTTCACAAATGAGGAGCACCAAACCACTCAGTCTTACTGCGTTTTTGTGTGGAGTCGAGCTTGGGAAAGGCGGCATTTTGGAAACTGTCCCCGTTTAGCTGATTGCGCTGGATGTCGACGCTCACAGCGTAACCACCAAGTCCGGATGGGTCAACGACGATATGTTTTTATAAGCATGTGGCAAGGCTGGCCGGAGCTTACCGGAAACATGGGGACATCCATGACAAGTACAAGTCAAGGGGAGACGGAGATTCGCCTGCACTTGGGAGTTTCCGAATCGCCGTAAGGGACATGTGAAAGCCCAGGACAAAGTCCTGGGTCAGCAACAAAAACAAATTCGAGTCCCGGAGGGACGGCACCGTTGAAAGCGACGGTTACGGACGATGGACTCCCGTTTTCCGCGATTTGGATTGTGGCTCTGTTGAATCCTACGTTCGCGGAGGTATCGTCCCTCCGGGACTCATGTTCAAAACCAATCGCACCCAGGACTTTGTCCTGGGCTTTCACATGTCGTGCCTCCGGCACTCGGAAATATGGAAACATGGGGACAGAAAGCCATTTCTTTACAGCTTCCAGACGGGACGTTTCCTGAATCGGGAAGGAGAAGGAGAATACCCTCCGTCTGTCCCGGTTTGTTATCGTCCCCGGTTTGTCATCGGCGTTCGGCTATGAACAAGCTGCTAAGCTCCCAAGCTGCTGAGCTGCCAGCTAACTGCGAACGCAACGGCAAAGGCGAAACAAATGCCGAGCTACCAGCTGCCAGCTACCAGTCGCGGCTCATACCGGAAACGCTTCAATCACGTTGAAGCCGGTTGGTGTGGGGGTGACTTTTGTGAGCTGAAAGCCA is a window from the Terriglobales bacterium genome containing:
- a CDS encoding family 43 glycosylhydrolase; amino-acid sequence: MAVLNNFAPDLLHGDDGLPASPRFPLKYGPVNTAIDVDGNAIDAHEAHLAYFEGQYWMYGREWGCGTMSFNHDRPEDATRNNQPECGIVSLSSPDLVRWHVADRDYIPLVDGKQVGDQKPQVVWSAPRHRYLMWFVGPHGYYIAQSTSPGGPWGDVIKPTGKYLSHDLDIMVEADGSAYVASDVMADIVNGVPNWDVWVQKLNPDLTGTTGEAVRVMSHVSFEGIGFFEHEGYWYLVGGHTCPNCPSTTIS